The DNA sequence GGCTGTGGGACAAAAATAGAAGCTAATCCTTACAGATAAGCAAGTATGCCCGCCGACCTCGGTATTCTTTTGGGCAGTCGACTTTGGCCCCTGTTCCGAAAGAAGTGACTCTTTTTTCTATGATTCTAATCAGCCTGTCAGTCAGTTTCAAATCTCCTTTTACAACTTCAACCTTTCGCATAATTAATATATATTCATATATATTAATAAAACTTTGCTTCTATAGCTATTCATGATCCACACCAAAGATATCAGAGAAAAACTGAAGGACATAGATGAGTTTCTCCTCGAAGAATACAAGAAGAATCACCCAGAGAAGAAAAGAGACTGGAGAACATATGAGCAGCAGCTTGCTGCCAGGCTGAAATATGCAATACGCAATCTTGAGCCGCTGATAGATGAGGCAGTAGCGACTTTGCATGTTGAACGAGGCCAAGGAAGAAAGCCGGAGCTCTCGCTGAAACAACGTGT is a window from the Nitrospirota bacterium genome containing:
- a CDS encoding DUF2080 family transposase-associated protein, giving the protein MRKVEVVKGDLKLTDRLIRIIEKRVTSFGTGAKVDCPKEYRGRRAYLLICKD